CCATGGAAGTAACCTGACCAGGGGAAAACAGTGTTTATTCAAAGCCAGGCATTCAATGTACAGATTTCCTAAATTCTAGGAAAGCAGAGTCAGGGTTTTCAACTGAATTTGCGATTTTTCGGGCTTATTGATGGGTCATGCTGGCTAAAAGGGAGACTAGAAGTGTTGGAGGTCTGTGGATGGGGCTTGTCCATGAAGTCTCTAAAGCTGTGGGTCAAATCTGTAAGGTCAGGACATCTTAAGAGAGGGAAAGAGTATTAACCGAGTTCCGCACAGCATTCATGACCCACAGAAGGTTACAACTCACCCATGCTGACCCCAGTGCTCCACGGTAACCTGGAAGGCAGCGTTTGCCCTCTGTGCGCACATACAGCCACCCTGTCCCTCAGCATTGCCAACTGTCTTGGTAGAAAACCTCCCATGAggtgggagatcgagaccatcctagctaacacggtgaaaccccgtctctactaaaaatacaacaaaattagctgggcatggtggtgggcacctgtaggcccagctacttgggaggctgaggcaggagaatggcatgaacccaggaggcggagcttgtagtgagctgagatcacaccactgcactccagcttgggtgacagagcaagactccgtttcaaaaaaaaaaaaacaaaaacaaaaaacaaaaacaaaaacaaacaactcccaCATTTCACTTCCAGTGAAGCTTGTTGACGCCTATTTATAAAAGACCTGGCAATCCAGACACCTTTTCTCAGAACCCAAATCAGGTTCAGGAAGTTGACCCATGGTGAAGGGACCTGGTTAGTTCACTGTGGCACAACCAGGCCCGGCACAGAAACTTCATTCTAAGTGTGCCTTAATATCAAAAAAAACACGGTAGAGAACGTCTGACCTGGACCCTCTGCATCTCAGAAAGGTTTATTATCAACTGAAGGAGATAACACGTAGCCTTTGCTGGGGACAAAGATGTGACAAGTCTCTGCCCCATCCTAGGTGCTGCCCTGCGTAGGGCTCTTCCCAGGCCCGCCCCCCTTGGGCAGCCTGGTAGCGCTGGGCTGGCGTGGCATCTTCTGGCTGGATCCTTCGCGGCTGCTGCGTTCCACCAGGGCCAATGCTCCCCCGAGGGCAGTGCTGCCTTTGTTTCTCCCTAAGGAGACATAAAGCACAACGATTAGGAACGGGTGCACCCGTAACTGCAGCACCTGCTGTACTCGTACTCCTTGGGCAACATTTGGGTCTACACATTTCCATCAAAGTCGCTTCAGCTAGAGGCCCTGCATCAGCCCCAAGTCCTGAGACTCAGAACCACTAGACAGGTCATGCCCCAGAAGCCCTTGGCAGTGTGCAGGGGACCCTTTAGGATGTGTCTGAGGAGTGAAGCCATGCAAGGAGCACACTGCCAAGGGAACATTTTAAAAGGACACATGCCACATTTTAAAAGGGAACATTTTAAAAGGGCCCATTTAGGGAAAGGTAGGTGCGCTGGTCCACACCTAGCCTGGTCAGCAAACCTAGTCTGCCCTGATGGTGCCatcagcggcagcagcagcagggacGCGCTGCCTCATCCTCAAGGTGTGTTCATGCTGGACTGTACATCTGAGCTGCCCCAGATGGTGACACGCAGGAAGTACTGCAGTCACCAAGTCCTGGAATTGGGTTTCTGATTTTGATCTTGGAAGCTCTTTCATTGTTTCCTACCTACCCGAGTGTTCTGCAGTGGTCAAGCCTCTTGCTTTTGGGTTCAGCTGCCAGATTCCATGACAGGGTTCCTGCCACGGTCTGAATGCTTGAGACTTTCCTTCTGACCACCAGAGGCTCTCTCGGATGAAGACCACCGGTTCAGAGTTTCTTTGATTTGTAATTTGCTTACTTTACTCTTTAAGATAGCCAAAAAAGATCTGCAACCACACTTGGGCCAGAGCTTTATTTTAATGGGATGGATTTCCCTGGGCTCAGGGTGTTGACAGCATCAGCAAGACTGAGAGGACCCTCCAAGGTACAAAAGTGCCGGGTAGCAGGCTTGCCCATGGGGTCACAGCCCCCCATGCGGAGTGCCTTGGCCAGGGCTCTCCCCTGCTCTGGCCTGGCAGGGTCTGGCCCATGGGCTCTAAACAGGGCATGTGTCCCCTGCCTGACTCAGTGTTGGGTCCCCCATTTTGTCCCCCTAGCGCTTCCTTTGTCCTGACTGAGGAAGTGCCTTGATCACTCTGACCTAATCAGCTACATGTTCCCCTGCAGGCTCAAATCCTGGCTGGGGCTTGCATGTTCCCAGACACTGATACACGTTTAGGTTGTTGCCTGGAACACTGAAAGATCTGACATGTTGCTAAGCACGTGGAAACTGGTCCCACCCGAGCCAAATTCCTTGCACCCTCATAGAAACTCCACACCCCACCCCCTCAGTGCGGTGTGCCTAGGCACAACCTCTTTCCTGGCTGTCCCTCATGAGGGCACACTGCAGCCCCCTCTGTATGTAAGTTCCCTAACAAATGCTTTGGACTGACCACCCTGACATTAAGTGTTTCTTCCTTTGGAATCCCAACTGGCTCTCATCCTGGAAAGGTCTGGGGCAGTCCCCTGCGGGAACTCCCCTGCCACCACTTTTAGGGTGACTCCAGACAAGGGTGCAGCCAACAGAACACCCAGCCTCAATCCTGGTCCTTCCCTGGCCTCTTAGCAAGTGTAGTCAAGTACCCTGCAATGGGAAACTGGATTCCTGGAGAAAAGATGCAACCG
Above is a window of Nomascus leucogenys isolate Asia chromosome 20, Asia_NLE_v1, whole genome shotgun sequence DNA encoding:
- the MZT2B gene encoding mitotic-spindle organizing protein 2B isoform X3, encoding MAAQGVGPGPGSAAPPGLEAARQKLALRRKKVLSTEEMELYELAQAAGGAIDPDVFKEKQRQHCPRGSIGPGGTQQPRRIQPEDATPAQRYQAAQGGRAWEEPYAGQHLGWGRDLSHLCPQQRLRVISFS